One Mycolicibacterium goodii genomic region harbors:
- a CDS encoding formate dehydrogenase subunit delta — translation MQVHEASNPTATEIRLINQIAAHFGYLPEDRAAAAVADHVRRFWEPRMQRRLFSLIYADASGLSPVAMAAASLLR, via the coding sequence ATGCAGGTGCACGAGGCATCCAATCCGACAGCCACCGAGATCAGGCTGATCAACCAGATCGCCGCGCACTTCGGCTACCTGCCCGAGGACCGGGCGGCCGCAGCCGTGGCCGACCACGTCCGCAGGTTCTGGGAGCCACGGATGCAGCGCCGCTTGTTCAGCCTGATCTACGCCGACGCGAGCGGGCTGTCGCCTGTGGCGATGGCCGCCGCCTCGCTTTTACGCTGA
- a CDS encoding formate dehydrogenase beta subunit translates to MTGPKNSPEPVTVYVSRDSAAKSVGADEVAAALAAAADRAGRPITLVRNGSRGMLWLEPLVEVATPDGRVGYGPVTEDRVDGLVAAGLLDGAEHPLRVGVVEDLPWMATQDRVTFARVGVTDPVSPQDYLDHGGLVGLRRALRMSPAEVVAEVTDSGLRGRGGAGFPAGIKWKTVLDCADALKFVCCNADEGDSGTFADRMVMEGDPFMLIEGMTIAAHAVGATEGYIYIRSEYPDAVATMRAAIDIARGRGWLGDDVLGSGLRFDMHVRVGGGAYICGEETSMLESLEGKRGMVRSKPPIPAINGLFGKPTVVNNVLTLSSVPLILAEGAQAYVDFGVGRSRGTQLFQLGGNIRRGGIVERAFGVTLNELIEDYGGGTLSGRPVRAVQVGGPLGAYLPSDKFDLPMDYEAFAEAGAMVGHGGIVVFDDTVDMAAQARFAMEFCAAESCGKCTPCRVGSVRGMEVIDRITAGDHREENLALLDDLCDVMTEGSLCAMGGLTPMPVRSALTHFPDDFGPRRPSADATTAPLGARTEGLR, encoded by the coding sequence ATGACCGGTCCCAAGAACAGCCCTGAACCGGTCACCGTGTACGTGTCACGTGACTCCGCGGCGAAATCGGTGGGTGCCGACGAGGTGGCCGCTGCGCTGGCCGCTGCCGCCGACCGCGCAGGACGACCGATCACACTGGTCCGCAACGGGTCTCGCGGCATGCTGTGGCTCGAACCCCTGGTCGAGGTTGCCACACCCGACGGCCGCGTCGGCTACGGGCCGGTCACTGAAGATCGGGTCGACGGCCTGGTCGCCGCGGGCCTGCTCGACGGAGCGGAGCATCCCCTGCGTGTCGGCGTCGTCGAGGACCTGCCCTGGATGGCGACGCAGGACCGTGTGACGTTCGCACGCGTCGGTGTCACCGACCCGGTGTCGCCCCAGGACTATCTCGACCACGGCGGGCTCGTCGGACTGCGCCGCGCGCTGCGGATGTCGCCGGCCGAGGTGGTCGCCGAGGTCACCGACTCCGGACTGCGTGGACGCGGCGGTGCGGGATTTCCGGCCGGCATCAAGTGGAAGACCGTCCTCGACTGCGCCGACGCACTGAAGTTCGTGTGCTGCAACGCCGATGAGGGTGACAGTGGGACGTTCGCCGACCGCATGGTGATGGAAGGCGATCCGTTCATGCTCATCGAGGGTATGACGATCGCGGCGCACGCGGTCGGTGCCACCGAGGGCTATATCTACATCCGGTCCGAGTATCCCGACGCGGTCGCGACCATGCGTGCTGCGATCGACATCGCCCGGGGCCGCGGGTGGCTCGGCGACGACGTGCTGGGCTCTGGCCTGCGTTTCGACATGCACGTCCGGGTCGGCGGTGGCGCCTACATCTGCGGTGAGGAAACCTCGATGCTGGAAAGCCTTGAGGGCAAGCGCGGTATGGTCCGCTCGAAGCCGCCGATACCCGCGATCAACGGGCTGTTCGGCAAGCCGACCGTGGTCAACAACGTCCTGACGCTGTCGAGCGTGCCCCTGATCCTCGCCGAGGGCGCCCAGGCCTATGTCGACTTCGGTGTGGGACGTTCCCGCGGCACACAATTGTTCCAGCTCGGTGGGAACATCCGGCGCGGGGGTATCGTCGAGCGGGCCTTCGGCGTGACCCTCAATGAGCTGATCGAAGACTACGGCGGCGGCACGCTATCGGGCCGGCCGGTGCGTGCGGTCCAGGTCGGCGGGCCGCTGGGCGCGTATCTGCCGAGCGACAAGTTCGATCTCCCAATGGATTACGAGGCGTTCGCGGAAGCCGGCGCCATGGTCGGGCACGGTGGCATCGTGGTGTTCGACGACACCGTCGACATGGCGGCGCAGGCCCGGTTCGCCATGGAGTTCTGTGCCGCGGAGTCGTGCGGCAAGTGCACACCGTGTCGCGTCGGCTCGGTGCGCGGTATGGAGGTGATCGACCGGATCACCGCCGGTGATCACCGCGAGGAGAACCTCGCGTTGCTCGACGATCTCTGCGATGTGATGACCGAGGGGTCGCTGTGTGCGATGGGGGGACTCACTCCCATGCCTGTCCGTAGCGCACTGACCCATTTCCCCGACGATTTCGGTCCGCGCAGGCCCAGCGCGGACGCGACGACAGCGCCACTCGGCGCGAGGACGGAGGGCCTGCGATGA
- the fdhF gene encoding formate dehydrogenase subunit alpha, giving the protein MTLLSEPDFGTPAKPGPATVTVEVDGIEVRVPEGTSVMRAAAEAGIDVPKLCATDRLDAFGSCRLCLVEIDGRRGTPASCTTPVAEGMVVHTQTPKVAKLRESVMELYISDHPLDCLTCPANGDCELQDMAGVVGLRQVRYGYEGANHFDAEPDRSNPYFDFDPSKCIACSRCVRACGEIQGTFALTIEGRGFESKVSPGAGELFMDSECVSCGACVQACPTATLQERSVVELGIPTRSVTTTCAYCGVGCSFKAELRGDELVRMVPQKAGGANEGHSCVKGRFAFGYATHPDRVLRPMVRDKITEPWREVEWDEAINTVARRMQEIAQRHGRGAIGAITSSRCTNEEVYVVQKMVRAAFGNNNVDTCARVCHSPTGYGLKQTFGESAGTQDFRSVAEADVIMVIGANPTDGHPVFASRMKQRIRQGARLIVVDPRRIDLVRSPHIEADHHLQLRPGTNVAVVNAMAHVVVTEGLADASFVAERCEGFDDWAEFIARPENSPEAVEPVTGVPAEELRAAARLYALAPNAAIYYGLGVTEHSQGSTMVMGMANLAMACGNIGRDGVGVNPLRGQNNVQGSCDMGSFPHELPGYRHVSDDAVREVFENLWGTELLAEPGLRIPNMFDAAIEGTFRGLFVHGEDIAQSDPNVNHVLAALEAMELVVVQDLFLNETSKYAHVFLPGASFLEKDGTFTNAERRINRVRAVMKPKSGRHEWDIVCQIATAMGYPMHYDHPSQIMDEIAALTPTFTGVSFEKLDELGSIQWPCDEDAPEGTPIMHVDSFTRGLGRFVPTPFVPTEERSTRRFPLILTTGRILSQYNVGAQTRRTANIAWHAEDVLEIHPHDAEVRGITDGDLVTLASRVGETTLHAQISDRMPTGVVYTTFHYPVTGANVVTTENSDWATNCPEYKVTAVQVALAHPTARQAEARMTELPETELVR; this is encoded by the coding sequence ATGACTTTGCTCTCAGAACCCGATTTCGGGACACCCGCCAAGCCTGGACCGGCGACCGTGACCGTGGAGGTCGACGGGATCGAAGTCCGGGTTCCCGAAGGCACGTCGGTGATGCGCGCGGCCGCCGAGGCCGGTATCGACGTGCCCAAGCTGTGTGCGACCGATCGGCTCGACGCGTTCGGTTCCTGCCGGTTGTGCCTGGTCGAGATCGACGGCCGCCGTGGCACGCCCGCGTCGTGCACCACACCCGTGGCCGAGGGCATGGTGGTGCACACCCAGACCCCCAAGGTCGCCAAGCTCCGCGAGAGCGTCATGGAGCTCTACATCTCCGACCATCCGCTGGACTGCCTGACGTGCCCGGCCAACGGCGACTGCGAATTGCAGGACATGGCAGGTGTGGTCGGCCTGCGGCAGGTGCGGTACGGCTACGAGGGCGCAAACCACTTCGACGCCGAGCCCGACCGCAGCAATCCCTACTTCGATTTCGATCCGTCCAAGTGCATCGCGTGCTCGCGGTGTGTGCGGGCGTGTGGCGAGATCCAGGGGACGTTCGCGCTGACCATCGAGGGCCGCGGCTTCGAATCGAAGGTATCGCCCGGTGCGGGCGAGCTTTTCATGGACTCCGAGTGCGTGTCCTGCGGTGCATGCGTCCAGGCCTGTCCCACGGCCACTTTGCAGGAACGGTCGGTGGTCGAGCTCGGCATCCCCACACGTTCGGTGACCACCACGTGCGCGTACTGCGGTGTCGGCTGCTCGTTCAAGGCCGAACTGCGCGGCGACGAGCTGGTCCGCATGGTGCCGCAGAAGGCCGGCGGTGCCAATGAAGGTCACTCGTGCGTCAAGGGCCGTTTCGCGTTCGGATATGCGACGCACCCGGACCGCGTGCTTCGCCCGATGGTCCGCGACAAGATCACCGAGCCGTGGCGTGAGGTCGAGTGGGACGAGGCCATCAACACGGTGGCCCGTCGCATGCAGGAGATCGCGCAGCGGCACGGCCGCGGCGCCATCGGCGCGATCACCTCGTCCCGGTGCACCAACGAAGAGGTGTACGTGGTCCAGAAGATGGTCCGCGCCGCGTTCGGCAACAACAACGTCGATACGTGCGCGCGGGTGTGCCACTCGCCGACGGGGTACGGCCTCAAGCAGACGTTCGGCGAATCGGCAGGCACGCAGGACTTCCGGTCGGTGGCCGAGGCGGACGTCATCATGGTCATCGGCGCCAACCCGACCGACGGGCACCCGGTGTTCGCGTCGCGGATGAAGCAACGGATCCGGCAGGGCGCGCGGTTGATCGTGGTCGACCCACGCCGGATCGACCTCGTGCGGTCGCCGCACATCGAGGCCGACCACCACCTGCAACTGCGGCCTGGCACCAACGTCGCGGTGGTCAACGCCATGGCGCATGTGGTGGTGACCGAGGGGCTCGCCGACGCATCGTTCGTGGCCGAGCGGTGTGAGGGCTTCGACGACTGGGCCGAGTTCATCGCGCGTCCGGAGAACAGCCCCGAGGCGGTCGAGCCGGTCACGGGCGTGCCCGCCGAGGAACTGCGCGCCGCGGCCCGGTTGTACGCGCTCGCGCCGAATGCCGCCATCTACTACGGACTCGGGGTCACCGAGCACAGCCAGGGATCGACCATGGTCATGGGTATGGCGAACCTGGCAATGGCGTGCGGGAACATCGGCCGCGACGGTGTCGGTGTGAATCCACTGCGGGGCCAGAACAACGTCCAGGGCTCCTGCGACATGGGGTCGTTCCCGCACGAGTTGCCGGGCTACCGGCATGTGTCCGACGACGCGGTGCGTGAGGTGTTCGAAAACCTCTGGGGCACCGAGCTGCTGGCCGAGCCGGGGCTGCGCATCCCGAACATGTTCGACGCCGCGATCGAGGGCACGTTCCGTGGCCTGTTCGTGCACGGCGAGGACATCGCCCAGTCCGACCCGAACGTCAACCACGTCCTCGCGGCGTTGGAGGCGATGGAACTCGTGGTGGTGCAGGACCTGTTCCTGAACGAGACGTCGAAGTACGCGCACGTGTTCCTGCCGGGCGCCTCGTTCCTGGAGAAGGACGGCACCTTCACCAACGCCGAGCGCCGGATCAACCGGGTACGTGCGGTGATGAAACCCAAGAGTGGCAGGCACGAATGGGACATCGTGTGCCAGATCGCCACAGCGATGGGCTATCCGATGCACTACGACCATCCCAGCCAGATCATGGACGAGATCGCCGCCCTGACACCGACGTTCACCGGCGTTTCGTTCGAGAAACTCGACGAGCTGGGCAGCATTCAGTGGCCGTGTGACGAGGACGCGCCCGAGGGCACGCCGATCATGCACGTCGATTCGTTCACCCGGGGGCTCGGCAGGTTCGTGCCGACGCCGTTCGTGCCGACCGAGGAGCGCAGCACCCGCCGGTTCCCGCTGATCCTCACCACCGGACGAATCCTGAGCCAGTACAACGTCGGGGCGCAGACCCGGCGGACGGCGAACATCGCCTGGCACGCCGAGGATGTGCTCGAGATCCATCCTCACGACGCCGAGGTGCGGGGCATCACCGACGGCGATCTGGTGACCCTGGCCAGTCGTGTCGGGGAGACGACGCTGCATGCTCAGATCTCCGACCGGATGCCCACCGGGGTCGTGTACACCACGTTCCACTATCCGGTCACCGGCGCGAACGTGGTGACCACGGAGAACTCCGACTGGGCGACGAACTGCCCTGAGTACAAGGTGACGGCCGTTCAGGTTGCCCTCGCGCACCCGACGGCCAGGCAGGCCGAGGCGAGGATGACCGAGCTTCCCGAAACCGAACTGGTGAGGTGA
- the frc gene encoding formyl-CoA transferase — protein sequence MTELPLSGIKVIDFTGVQAGPACTQMLAWFGADVLKVERPGGGDVTRKQLRDIPDVDALYFTMLNSNKRSLAIDTKSPEGLEVMEKLIRDADVLVENFAPGAMDRMGLSWENLQKWNPRLIFGSVKGFNDDSTWNDLKVYENVAQCAGGAASTTGFWDGPPTVSGAALGDSNTGMHLLIGILTALIAREKTGKGQKVSASMQDAVLNLCRVKLRDQQRLEAVGYLEEYPQYPHGEFGDTVPRGGNAGGGGQPGWVLKCKGWETDPNAYIYFTVQEQNWARTAEAIGHPEWAEDPAYSTAKARQDKIFDIFAEIEKWLADKTKYEAVDILRKWEVPCAPVMSMKELAVDPSLRKSGSIVEVDQKGRGSFLTVGSPIKFSSFKPEIKAAPLLGEHTDEVLTSLGYDADQIEEFHRKKIVVG from the coding sequence ATGACAGAGCTACCCCTCTCAGGGATCAAGGTGATCGACTTCACCGGTGTCCAGGCAGGACCGGCCTGCACCCAGATGCTGGCCTGGTTCGGGGCCGACGTCCTCAAGGTCGAGCGGCCCGGCGGCGGCGACGTGACCCGCAAGCAGCTGCGGGACATCCCGGACGTGGACGCCCTCTACTTCACGATGCTCAACAGCAACAAGCGGTCCCTGGCCATCGACACCAAGTCACCCGAGGGTCTTGAGGTGATGGAGAAGCTGATCCGCGACGCCGACGTGCTCGTGGAGAACTTCGCGCCGGGTGCGATGGATCGCATGGGGTTGTCGTGGGAGAACCTGCAGAAGTGGAACCCGCGGCTGATCTTCGGATCGGTCAAGGGTTTCAACGACGACTCGACCTGGAACGACCTCAAGGTATACGAGAACGTCGCACAGTGCGCCGGCGGCGCGGCGTCGACCACCGGGTTCTGGGACGGCCCGCCGACCGTCAGCGGTGCGGCCCTCGGCGACAGCAACACCGGCATGCACCTGCTCATCGGAATCCTGACCGCGCTGATCGCTCGCGAGAAGACCGGTAAGGGCCAGAAGGTTTCGGCCTCGATGCAGGACGCCGTGCTGAACCTGTGCCGCGTCAAGCTGCGCGACCAGCAGCGCCTGGAGGCCGTCGGATACCTCGAGGAGTACCCGCAGTACCCGCACGGTGAGTTCGGCGACACGGTTCCGCGTGGCGGCAACGCCGGCGGCGGCGGGCAGCCGGGCTGGGTGCTCAAGTGCAAGGGCTGGGAGACCGACCCCAATGCCTACATCTACTTCACCGTCCAGGAGCAGAACTGGGCCCGTACCGCCGAGGCCATCGGCCACCCCGAATGGGCCGAAGATCCGGCGTACAGCACCGCGAAAGCGCGCCAGGACAAGATCTTCGACATCTTCGCCGAGATCGAGAAGTGGCTGGCCGACAAGACCAAGTACGAGGCCGTCGACATCCTGCGCAAGTGGGAGGTGCCGTGCGCCCCGGTGATGAGCATGAAGGAACTCGCTGTCGATCCGTCGCTGCGCAAGTCCGGAAGCATCGTCGAGGTGGACCAGAAGGGCCGCGGTTCGTTCCTCACCGTCGGCAGCCCGATCAAGTTCTCGTCCTTCAAGCCCGAGATCAAGGCGGCGCCGCTGCTCGGTGAGCACACCGACGAGGTGCTGACCAGCCTGGGCTACGACGCCGACCAGATCGAAGAGTTCCACCGGAAGAAGATCGTCGTCGGATGA
- a CDS encoding formate dehydrogenase subunit gamma has translation MKRTTTGETSVAALVREIAADHRTHRGPLLPILHAVQEKLGCVPAEAVPVLADELNLSRADVHGVITFYHDFRSEPAGRTTVRVCRAEACQAVGAGRLVTHLQNRYGVRLGDTTADGSLTAEQVFCLGNCALGPSAEVDGRLYGRLDETRLETLIDEAATR, from the coding sequence ATGAAACGCACGACCACCGGGGAGACGAGCGTGGCGGCCCTGGTCCGTGAGATCGCCGCCGACCATCGCACGCATCGCGGGCCGCTGCTGCCGATCCTGCACGCGGTTCAGGAGAAACTGGGATGTGTGCCGGCCGAGGCCGTCCCCGTGCTCGCCGACGAACTCAACCTGTCCCGTGCTGATGTGCACGGGGTCATCACCTTCTACCACGACTTCCGGTCGGAACCGGCCGGACGCACGACCGTGCGGGTGTGCCGGGCCGAGGCCTGCCAGGCCGTCGGCGCCGGTCGACTCGTGACACATCTGCAGAACCGATACGGGGTGCGGCTGGGGGACACCACCGCTGACGGTTCACTGACCGCCGAGCAGGTCTTCTGCCTCGGCAACTGTGCGCTGGGCCCGTCGGCCGAGGTGGACGGCAGACTGTACGGACGCCTCGACGAGACCCGCCTGGAAACCCTCATCGACGAGGCGGCGACGCGATGA